The Aspergillus chevalieri M1 DNA, chromosome 5, nearly complete sequence genome includes a region encoding these proteins:
- a CDS encoding condensin subunit YCG1 (COG:D;~EggNog:ENOG410PH2X;~InterPro:IPR027165,IPR025977,IPR016024;~PFAM:PF12719;~go_component: GO:0000796 - condensin complex [Evidence IEA];~go_process: GO:0007076 - mitotic chromosome condensation [Evidence IEA]) has translation MPARVSARSTSSTTRKTSVQPSGRAGSAPPVFVIPEEPPLPETSPNLRRDVCSIFADAQRSTTGHRKLVVRLRKLQEISCGILKKKSKDKQEQEELSLPNEETYPEKEFNVEVGRCVLRILPIKKTEPVGDRILRFVGTFLTHASEKDAELFASEEDDDVSTETPTARLATSLVAVVSPLLVAKDKIVRFRATQVITLIVNSLDTIDDDLFYTIRQGLLKRIRDKEPSVRVQAVMGLGRLTGNEEDDDNDDNSALLEKLIDIMQNDTSGDVRKTLLTNLPLSPGTLPYLLERARDLDAATRRALYSRLLPTLGDFRHLSLSMREKMLRWGLRDRDESVRKATGKLFYDRWIEDCAGTSRENEAEGGPGAQQRSPPNISALLELLERIDVVNSGMESGIAHEAMRSFWEGRPDYREAVVFDEPYWESLNGESSFLLRSFNDFCRVEHDGKYDSLADDKMPEVIALAHYLQKYLNELLERKKTAKETGEANDEDSVEQEFVVEQLLHIAITMDYSDEVGRRKMFSLLRESLAIPELPEETTKLAVETLRCVCGPDLSAEAEFCSVVLEAIAEVHDTIVTEDSFVSAKSEISDDASSRARSETPASEVSFNKDEAKAKVLKEIVVNMKCLHIALCMLQNVEGNLQQNMNLVTMLNNLVVPAVRSHEAPIRERGLECLGLCCLLDKTLAEENMTLFIHCYSKGHEALQVTAIHILCDMLTTHHTLLAPVTQPDGETVSPPPFQKPLLKVFARALRANSPNDVQTGAATALSKLLLTGAFSPSGPNVPPAIQEMNQAAVETLLLNLVVSFFHPRTKENPALRQSLAYFFPVYCHSRITNTQHMQRITVPVVRTVLNAAEEHYSLEAEEDSDGEIDETIGQRELKTLMTGVLGMLAEWTDERRVVGLGGENVLIGGTASSSACGFVHLAVIKDILERVLGISAGTNRCSKDERKLLFSLMSKLYIAPPPPPPSRSGSRNPEGDDPFRTSTRSNGEIAQENIQLAQEVKELLDQAIEEGAAGDATGRNALVKAKNSVLKIVATAQGIRIPSRMAREGTEEGDSDMMSVKSGASSVRSGSVRPSIEPGLARRRFSLEPSIIEEEEEEGDSRGTIVKSEVQDD, from the exons ATGCCCGCTCGCGTCTCCGCCCGTTCGACGTCCTCGACTACACGCAAGACGTCCGTCCAGCCCTCTGGACGAGCCGGTTCTGCGCCGCCAGTTTTCGTGATCCCAGAAGAGCCGCCATTGCCCGAAACATCCCCCAACTTACGACGGGACGTGTGTTCGATTTTCGCAGACGCCCAacgttcgaccaccggacACCGCAAGCTAGTCGTTCGCCTTCGGAAGTTGCAGGAGATCTCTTGTGGGATATTGAAAAAGAAATCTAAAGACAaacaagagcaagaagaactTTCGCTGCCGAATGAAGAGACCTATCCTGAGAAGGAATTCAACGTGGAGGTTGGCCGATGTGTACTGCGGATTCTCCCCATTAAGAAAACAGAGCCTGTCGGTGATCGCATTCTGCGCTTTGTCGGCACTTTCTTGACACATGCGTCGGAGAAAGATGCTGAGCTGTTCGCTTCggaagaagacgacgatgTTTCTACTGAGACCCCGACGGCTCGTCTAGCAACCAGTCTTGTTGCGGTGGTGTCGCCGCTTTTGGTGGCCAAGGACAAGATTGTGCGCTTCCGTGCTACACAGGTAATAACGTTGATTGTCAACTCGCTCGATACTATTGATGACGACTTGTTTTATACTATCCGACAAGGCCTGCTGAAACGTATCAGGGATAAGGAGCCTTCTGTGAGGGTGCAGGCTGTGATGGGTCTTGGGCGTCTGACAGGgaacgaagaggatgatgacaatgacGATAACAGTGCTCTTCTGGAGAAACTCATCGATATTATGCAGAACGATACCAGTGGTGACGTGCGGAAGACGTTGCTTACCAACCTGCCTCTTTCTCCGGGAACGCTTCCCTACCTCCTTGAACGAGCCCGCGATCTCGACGCTGCGACACGACGCGCATTGTACTCTCGCCTACTTCCGACATTAGGCGACTTCCGTCACCTTTCTCTATCTATGCGAGAAAAGATGCTGCGGTGGGGTCTACGGGATCGAGACGAGAGTGTTCGGAAGGCCACCGGCAAACTATTCTATGACCGATGGATTGAGGACTGCGCTGGTACAAGCAGGGAGAATGAAGCGGAAGGAGGACCTGGAGCCCAACAACGTTCCCCACCAAATATCTCTGCACTTCTGGAGCTGCTCGAGAGAATTGATGTGGTCAACTCTGGTATGGAGTCTGGCATTGCCCACGAAGCCATGCGTAGCTTCTGGGAGGGGCGTCCGGACTATCGGGAGGCAGTAGTGTTCGATGAACCTTACTGGGAGTCGCTGAACGGAGAGTCGTCGTTCCTCTTGCGCTCGTTCAACGACTTCTGCCGAGTTGAGCATGATGGGAAATATGACAGCCTCGCTGACGATAAGATGCCCGAGGTCATTGCTCTGGCGCACTATCTTCAAAAGTACTTGAATGAACTTTTGGAGCGGAAGAAGACCGCCAAGGAGACTGGTGAGGCAAACGATGAAGACAGCGTGGAGCAGGAATTTGTCGTGGAGCAGCTGCTGCACATTGCCATCACCATGGACTACAGTGACGAAGTCGGACGACGGAAGATGTTCTCCTTGCTCCGAGAATCGCTGGCCATTCCCGAATTGCCGGAAGAAACCACCAAGCTTGCCGTTGAGACCCTTAGATGCGTCTGCGGTCCAGATCTGTCTGCAGAGGCTGAGTTCTGCAGTGTCGTCTTGGAAGCCATCGCTGAAGTTCACGACACCATCGTCACGGAAGACAGCTTTGTCTCTGCCAAGTCTGAGATTAGCGACGATGCCTCTAGCCGTGCTCGGTCTGAGACGCCCGCGTCTGAAGTCTCTTTTAACAAGGACGAGGCTAAAGCTAAGGTTCTCAAGGAGATCGTCGTCAACATGAAATGTTTGCATATTGCTCTTTGTATGTTGCAGAACGTGGAAGGCAATCTGCAGCAGAATATGAACCTGGTAACTATGTTGAACAACTTAGTTGTTCCTGCTGTTCGGAGTCACGAGGCTCCTATTCGAGAGCGTGGTTTGGAGTGCTTGGGTCTTTGCTGTTTACTTGACAAG ACCCTAGCCGAGGAAAACATGACGCTCTTCATCCACTGCTACAGCAAAGGTCATGAAGCCTTGCAGGTGACGGCCATTCACATCCTTTGCGATATGCTTACGACGCATCACACGTTGCTTGCGCCCGTCACTCAGCCAGACGGCGAGACCGTTTCCCCACCGCCATTCCAGAAACCCCTGTTGAAGGTCTTTGCCCGGGCGCTTAGGGCCAACTCCCCGAACGACGTGCAGACGGGCGCTGCCACCGCTCTGTCGAAACTACTGCTCACGGGTGCTTTCTCTCCTTCTGGACCCAATGTGCCTCCGGCCATTCAGGAAATGAACCAAGCCGCCGTCGAAACACTCTTGTTGAACCTTGTGGTTTCCTTCTTCCACCCGCGGACCAAGGAAAACCCTGCGCTACGACAGTCATTGGCCTACTTTTTCCCTGTGTACTGCCACTCGCGCATCACAAACACGCAGCACATGCAGCGGATCACTGTCCCTGTCGTGCGTACTGTCTTGAACGCAGCTGAGGAGCATTACTCCCTtgaagccgaagaagacagCGATGGCGAGATTGACGAGACAATCGGGCAACGCGAACTCAAAACACTAATGACCGGTGTCCTGGGCATGCTCGCAGAATGGACCGACGAAAGACGAGTTGTAGGTCTGGGCGGAGAGAACGTCCTCATCGGCGGTACAGCCAGCTCCAGCGCCTGCGGCTTCGTCCACCTAGCCGTGATCAAGGACATCCTGGAACGCGTCCTGGGCATCAGCGCCGGCACCAACCGCTGCTCCAAGGATGAGCGCAaactcctcttctccctcatGAGCAAGCTCTACATCGCACCcccgccaccaccaccctccCGCTCCGGCTCGCGCAACCCCGAAGGCGACGACCCCTTCCGCACAAGCACCCGAAGCAATGGCGAAATCGCACAGGAGAACATCCAACTCGCACAGGAAGTCAAGGAGCTACTCGACCAGGCGATCGAGGAAGGCGCTGCTGGCGACGCAACCGGTCGCAATGCTCTGGTCAAGGCTAAGAACTCGGTGCTCAAAATAGTGGCGACAGCGCAGGGCATTCGAATCCCAAGTAGGATGGCTCGCGAGGGCACTGAAGAGGGCGATAGCGATATGATGAGTGTGAAGTCTGGGGCTAGCAGTGTGAGGTCGGGGAGTGTGCGACCATCGATTGAGCCGGGTTTGGCAAGGCGGAGGTTTTCTTTGGAGCCGAGTATcattgaggaagaggaggaggagggggatagTCGGGGAACGATTGTGAAGTCGGAGGTTCAGGATGATTGA